A segment of the Neoarius graeffei isolate fNeoGra1 chromosome 5, fNeoGra1.pri, whole genome shotgun sequence genome:
AgtaacagtatggccctacaacAACATTCGTTTCATGTTTCTGGAGGAGCTGTAGGTTTCGTTTGGAGGTATAGGTCACAACCTGTTTTACCTACTAATATTTATACTGTGCTATTTTTAGAAAATCGGCCAAAGAAGCAACTAATTAAAAGCAAAACCACCCTCACATCCTAATTTTGAGTCAGACGCAGTTTTGCTAAACTAAGCACTTCCTGTCAGGCTGTGTATTGTGGGTCAGAACAGAATCCAATAGTTTTGGTCAGGTGGCCTGACAGTTTTGGAATATCAAATCAGCCCTCAGCCACAGTCATATGGGTTTCTTTTAGAAGTAAATTCTGTGgcaaaacacaaagaaaaatcaGTGAACAAGCAGTGCTTGATGGTCCATTCTGTCCAAAGCAGCACAAGAAAGAAACAAATTTCTCCTTGAAtcacatccattaaaaaaaaaaaaaaactaaaataatgTCAACCATCAGCCCTGATTGGCACTTCGTGGCTATTAAGTTTTGGAAGAGAAATTGTGCgcatgagagaaagagagcgagagaaataGAGGATATGGAGAAAGTTCTCTCCTATAAAAGGAAAGGAAGATGAACATGCATTCAGCAGACCCTCCACCAGAGGCAGCAGCAGTGTGTGAGCTGGTTACTGCATGCACCCAGCCAATGCAAGAGAAAAGCATGGTGGAGGGACAGCAAGGATACGTGGGACGGATTCCGTCATTAACGTCACTGAGCATTCCATGCAAAAAGTACCATCATCAAAGCCATAATCAACTACAGAACCTGGCAACCTAGAGGGATACATACTCCCAGAGGCAAAGGTGAACAGCAGTTGCCGCCATTTTGTGTGGTTCATCGACTTAACTAGAGGTAAATAAAAATGTCTTCTTTGTGCTTACATTAAGAGCAGAGTGAGAATATTTTATTTTAGAGCTGTGTGTTACTATCACAGTCACACTGTTAAAGAGATGGTAAGCACAGTTCACAGTACTTACAACAAATAACTTGTCAACAGACGTCTAACATGTCTGAAGAATTCCTGTGCAAGTTCCATTTTTTAATACGTTAATCATTAAGTGAAGCAGATCAATGATGATTTCCCACTGAAATGGTAGACTGGAGCAGGCACACAATCATAACATGCATTTACAAAGCAAAAAGAGCCAGCTCTTGGAAAACTGAGTTCAGCTTCAACACCAAAATCACTATGACAACTAAAGCAATTTACATGACAAAGGCATAAACAACGCAGGGGAACTTCATTTATTAAAACTTAATCTGGGCAGCAACACACTCAGAATGAATAAGTACGtacgtaaataaataaatcatcttGTGCATAATTGTTGACTACAACGTTATCTTTGCACTGTGAGTCATGTTAGTATTACACACTGCATCTGATCAAGCCTGGATGTGTTAGTAGAGAACAGTGAGGTTTTTAGCAGTCACTTCACACCCCTCAGGCGTCACAACTGTTCACCCTTAGCCATCTCTTTCCCATCTTGCCTGCACATTCTGCTCTTGGACAATAGGGAACTCACCAGTACAAAGTAGTAAGCATACAATGCGGCCAGGTGGTGAACTACAAAATACTTGTCCCCTATCGCCCTCCAGTAGTAAAATATAAGCAGCAGATCTGAAAAAGACACAAgaacaggatggatggatggatgtaatatgTAAACCACAAATAACTTGTCAGACTTCTCAGTCCAGACTTTTTTAAATTTTGCATGAAATCCTTCTGGGAGCAGAGGCTCGTTTATAGCAGGGTCCCATATTGCAAATACTGTACTCACATCGTGATACGGAAATAAACTACTTCACATTCTTGCAGACACAAAGTGAGATTATTTGGTAACACCTTGACTTCATGAGAACATCTCTCAGCAGTTCGGTCAAATCACAACGCTAAGTTTGATATATTCCACTTTAAAAATACTCAGCTGAACTAGAAATTGTATCTATAACATGGTCCTGGAATTCATTCAAAAATGTGGGGCAACTAGAAATCTACTAAAGACCATAGATATTTCAAACATGATGTGAACAGATCTGGTGTGAAGATTGCTTTATATTTCAAGATcccagtcccctccaaaagtattggaacagcaaggccaacaCAGTTGATTTTGCTAAACACTAAAAGACATTTCAGCtgaagatcaaaagatgaattagATGATAGaccagaatttcagctttaatttcctAATACTTGCATCTAGAAGTGTTAAGCAACTTGGCATCTTTTGTTTGAACTCGCCCACTttaagtgatcaaaaatattagAACACATAACTGAAAGGCGTTACTTGTTGCCTGGGTGTGCCATGTAAGACTGATTGCTTAAACAATTAAAAGCTCCAgtttgagccctgggttttgCCAGTGAAGAGtgaatttgttgttaaaaaggataaaccaacatgaagaccacagAGCTGTCTGGGGGGAGGAGAAAGAAcccaagccattttgaagctgagaaaaaaaaaaaaaggaaaaatctaTGAGAGCCATTGCATACGCAATGGGCATAGTTCACAGCAATTGGCCTCtccgttccaatactttcagagaggTTTGTAGCTGCACAAGCGAATGTTTATTGCCTCATGAACGTGTACATTTCCAAAGATGGCCAATATATTTGAAAAAAATAGAACTTGGGCAACTCTGAATCTGCCTAAATATCATTTTGAAGTACCTAATATTGGTTCAAAAACAGTACAAAATATACTATATAAAATAAATGTCATTTGAATATTTATTGTTTATTAAGGCAACAAATCATACTGTTGTGACATGTCTCATAGCAGTGTGAGGCAGTTTCACATGCTTCCAGACTATTTAATATCCCAGAAAGCCCTCTGCATGTAATGAGACTGCAGGAttgaactcttaccagatatgAGGTAGCCTGTTGTTATTCCCACATTTATCTTCACCAATGTTGGATCTCCCCTATAGGGTTAAAGGCAGAGTAAATAAGTCACCGCTGTGCCCCCGCCATGAGGAGAACAACTGGGAGCCAGCTCCAGCTGTGTTCATTCCTACAGTGCAGCACTGCCACATAATTCTCTGCATGCAGTATGACAGTTCTCTTACCACACAGGGTCCTGATTGGTGGCTTCATCAAAGAAAAGGATGTAGAGGCAAAAGAGCCCAACCATTATGGCATGGAATGTGGATACAGTCCTAGAAAAACAAGGAGATATACAGCATAGATGCAAAAATACATCTGAATGGCACAAGTAGTGTTACATCAACATACGTTGCTACATCAGTATAAAAAGGTGAGCTACACATCAGTAGTTTTGTTGTGGAGCAAAAGCCTTCATATGTGTAAAAAGTATTCTGCAAGAACTCTTCATTATATGGGTTCACTTTGTAGCCATATTTGTAGGATCTTGCAACTGAAAATCATATGATTAAATAAAAGGTATAGTTgtgtaaatccatccatccattagccgtaaccgcttatcctgtacagggtcgcaggcaagctggagcctatcccagctggctacgggcaagaggcggggtacaccctggacaagtcgccaggtcatcacagggctgacacatagacacagacaaccattcacactcacattcacacctacggtcaatttagagtcaccagttaacctaacctgcatgtctttggactgtgggggaaaccagagcacccggaggaaacccacgcggacacggggagaacatgcaaactccacacagaaaggcccctttcggccactgggctcaaacctagaaccttcttgctgtgaggcgacagtgctaaccactacaccaccgtgccgccctaattgtgtaaaaataaaaatacataatCCCTGCCTGCTTCTTGGGGTCTGTCAGATCCTATGAAGGATTTTTTCTACTTGGAGCAGGCTTCACTCTTAAATAATTCCTAATGTAAGGGTGCTGACCCAAATGTGCAActcaatttccaaagaaaaaggccgcaccttgcatataatgtccttttattgcacaaacgcgtttcggcgtgtgccttcctcagtgtgcaacaatgtaaccacaaaaacacttttaaatacccacacccattaccacaccccattacaacaaaccaatgacaatgaagtatttagaccatgtgtcaaaataatccttcaattggaaaaatacattcacaaaacattACAGACATTATGTGCATATTTACAATTATGCAATGCAGTATAGCCATCAGTACATTATTACCTTCATAAAAAACAAGTCAGGGATAGCTCTTCATTCATCCCATTCGGTATACACGTATTCAAATTAAAAATATACCACGCCTCTCGCTGTAAGAGATGGTTCTCTCTATTTCCCCCTCGTGGAGACCTGTAAACCATCTCTAgtcccataaatttcaacatactaGCGTCATGGCCAGCAGACTGGAAATGCCTTACCACAGATGATTTTTCATCGTTTTTTCTTATTGAGCATTTATGTTCAAAAATTCTCATTTTTAACTGTCTCTTCGTTTTACCCACATAAAGTATtccacaaggacaagtcaaaagaTAAAGACAATCCAGACAAAAAAAGGTCCAGACAATCCAGACAAGTCAAAAGATAAAGACAATCCAGACAAAGACAACGGAATACCGTAAGCAGTGCCTCGTCTGGAGACTGGAGCACTGACACCGAAAGGTCTACAGACAGGCGTTTTTTACGCTCCACCATGCTCGTTCCAGGGTCCTCTCTGGCGGCTTCGGAAGACAACGTAAGACGCGGAGGGGAAAGAAAAAGAGGCAGAGGAGCGCGGAAATAAAAGATAGCGTCATCAACGTTTCAAGTAAAAAGCTAAGTCAAGACCAACTTTTAGTTTTATCTAAAGGCCTGTCTTTTGTTCCTGTGAAGAAAAATGATCCCTTTGTGACTAAAGTTGAGATGTTCAAGTTTTTTAGATCTATCCGCCTTAGGGCGTTTTATGTGAAAGGAACTGCAATGCAGTATAACCAACAAATGCCTGTTACATCTGATCAACATACAGCCGTAATCGAAAAGACTACCTTCAGACCTAAAAGCACTTTTCTCCCTCCCATAAATAACTCTTCAGTTGAAACGTTCTGCCGGCTGGTAGAGCAAGATGTCTTCTCTTGTTTAAGGACTGGGGAATATTCCCTAAGACCCAATCTTACGAACTCAGAGAAAGATGCATTACACACATTAACGACTGATGAGGACATAGTGATTAAGCCTGCAGACAAGGGGGGCTCCATTGTTATACAGGACAAAAGTACTTATGTTAAAGAAATTGAGAGACAGCTTGGGGATGTTAACTTTTATATGCGTCTACACAGTGACCCTACAGTAAGGTTCAATGAAGATATAAAAAAGGTTCTTAAGAGGGCATTGTCTGATTCAATTATTGACGAGAAAACATATAAGTATTTGTTACAGGCTAACCCTGTTAGGCCAGTTTTTTACACTCTACCAAAAATCCATAAAAGGTTAAATGATCCACCTGGCCGTCCTATAGTTTCTGGAAATCAATCTCTTACTGAGCCTTTATCTAAATTTGTGGACCACCACATAAAAGACCTAGTACATAACTTACCATCCTTCCTTAAAGATACAACTGACTTTCTTGTGAAATTGTGATGTATAGGAGAAGTGAATGCAACTGATTTATGTTCTATGGATGTGACGAGCTTATACACAAATATTCCACATGATGCAGGGTTGACTGCTCTGGAGTATTATTTACAGATCAATCGGGTGCCTTATGCAGACTTTTTATTGTCCTTAGCCAACGAGGTCCTTAAAAAGAATTATTTTATgttccaaaatagttttttttctgcAAATTCAGGGCACTGCAATGGGCTCTCCCATGGCacccaattatgcaaatttattcATGGGAAAATTTGAGCATGATTTCATCTATAATGATAATCCATTCAAACAACATCTGAAGGTGTTTTATAGATGATTTGTTCTTTTTGTGGACAGGTTCAAAAGAGGAACTTTTGGCGTTTAATGACTATGTGAATACTCGACTTTCCTCGATCAAGTTTACGTTGAGTTATGATCAAAATGTCATGCCATTTTTGGATGTTTTGGTGAAAAAGGTTGACAATGTCTTGCATACTGAAATATACCGTAAAGATATTGATCGCAACACCTTTTTACATTATCAGAGTTACCATCCACCTTCTCTTAAACGTAGTTTACCTTATAGTCAACTGTTGAGAGTGCGCAGGATTTGTAACAACGAGGCAGTATTTGAGCAACAAGCAGGGGAACTGTGCGAAAGATTCCGCGACAGGGGATATGCGGGCCACTTGTTGGACAATTGCTTAGAGCGTGTGCGCAATATTCAGCGCTCAGATCTACTTACTAATAGCGTTAGACATAACCGTTCTAACATTATTCCTCCTGTCACTCTAGTATCCACGTATGGTCACATCTCAAATGATTTGAAAACTATTGTACAACGGCATTGGCATATTCTGCAGAGTGACCCAAATATTGGTAATTCTTTTCAGGATCTACCACGCAGTTGTTACAAAAGAGCGCCAAGTCTGCGTGATAAACTAGTGCGGTCGCACTTCCCTGCATTCACTAAACCATTTTTATCTTTTCCTCCACGTGTTTCACAAGGTAATTTCAAATGTTTTAACTGTGCAGCATGTAACTTTATGCTTACAGAAAAAGAATTCACGCACtccaaaacaggaaaaacgtatAAAGTCAAGGGAAGAATTACTTGTTTGTCTACCTTTGTCGTTTAtcttttgacttgtccttgtggaATACTTTATGTGGGTAAAACGAAGAGACAGTTAAAAACGAGAATTTTTGAACATAAATGCTCAATAAGAAAAAACGATGAAAAATCATCTGTGGCAAGGCATTTCCAGTCTGCTGGCCATGACGCtagtatgttgaaatttatgggacTAGAGATGGTTTACAGGTCTCCACGAGGGGGAAATAGAGAGAACCATCTCTTACAGCGAGAGGCGTGGTATATTTTTAATTTGAATACGTGTATACCGAATGGGATGAATGAAGAGCTATCCCTGACTTGTTTTTTATGAAGGTAATAATGTACTGATGGCTATACTGCATTGCATAATTGTAAATATGCACATAATGTCTGTaatgttttgtgaatgtatttttccaatcgaaggattattttgacacatggtctaaatacttcattgtcattggtttgttgtaatggggtgtggtaatgggtgtgggtatttaaaagtgtttttgtggttacattgttgcacactgaggaaggcacatgccgaaacgcgtttgtgcaataaaaggacattatatgcaaggtgcggcctttttctttggaaattgagATCCTATGAAGGAAGCATGTCCTCCTATTTCCCAAATATAACAAAACTATACGCCACACAATTTGTTGCACCACATCATAGTAAAACAACTATAAATCTCACCATTTAATCACTTTAAATTTACTGTATCTTTAATCAGAATATTACACACTTGTGTCAACAGATGTTGACTTCATTGACTCCCCCTTTGCGCTCTTACAGCAACTGAAACACTAAGAGCCATGTTGGGCTTGTAAACTTTGCAGAAGGTATGCTTTGAAAAAAGATCGAGTAGCATGCTTCAGTCTCTTTATTACTCAGACTAAACTACTGTGTGTAGGTGGCCATATCTGTTTGCCCTCGACTCATTTCttgaaaataaatgtattattaaCCAAACTTACTTGTCAAGTGATTCTCTTAATGGTGCATGCTGTGTTCAGTACTGAGAATTCAATGacgcaattgtttttgttttaacttgtggggttggtttgctgtctCACAGGTCACCACTAAGTACGTACTTTCTGTGGGTGGATGATGACATTTTCCTCACCGAAATAGTTCAAACAAAGATTGAGAAATTTGTAGAAATTACGGAGTGAactggaggtgtgtgtgttgggggcggggtttgaaaaatcctggctacggctTTGCCAGCTACTCTTTCAGATTTATCTTGtcatgtgttttgttttgtttttcccccagTAATTCCAGTTGTCATCCTACCCTGGGTAGCCATTAGAAGGAAAAAATAGTTAAACTACAGCAAGCCATGAGCATGTCTGCATGCTGGACACACCAGAAGGTGTGTGGTATGTGCATTACCTTGAGTTCCACTCAATTTGCTGCTTGTGGCTGAGTTTTAGAAAGCCTGGGCTGATCctgcatgacagccagggactcaaGCTGTGGAAGAGCCACTGGAAGGTGCAAAAACTGAGTGTGGCGATGAGCAAGATCAGCTGGCTGAAGGCGTCCATGGCCACCTACGAAATGGAGAAGCACAGAGACAGAGTgttggggggagaaaaaaaaacaaaaaaaatcaatgagCAATAGCACTTGTGCCATGGTTCTGCCCACACTGATGACCCTTTGTATACATACCTGGTGAAGAAGAACAAGAAAGTAAACAACCTTTGGATTGTAAACCTTCGTGCTGTTGAGACTAAGGTTTCAAAGCAAAGAGACTTGTGCATATTCAGTACTCATGGGCACCAGGGGAGTTCAGTGTACTGTAGGCTACaaacactctgacaaactgtagTGCTTTACTTTATTTAAAGCGCCATCCAGATGCCTGCCATAGATTAACGTCAAGCATGTCATAGGATATACTGTGGAGGCCTGAGACAGCTCTAACAAGTCGAGCCTGGGATCTATAAGTAGTGCAGGAGCATAGCAAAACAAGTTCTCTATTTAATCGGACATAGAAACACAAGGTGGCTATGTCAGTGAATGAAGGATTTTGCAGACATAAACTACTTTATCGTGCCCTACACTGAGGGGCATCAAGCTGTCAATTAGTTTATGTACACTGAGGCAGAGCGACGTGATCCTCACAAAAACCACCCAAAAATAAAACAACTGAAAAAACATGGCAAGCTGGACTGCAGGCTTCTGTTCAGACGTCCCAGAAGCAGTTCACTGTAGCAACTAGTGATGGTGATATTTTGAAAAATACAGACAGATACTAATGACTAGATGGTTCTGAAACCATATTTTATTGACATACACACATTCAGTTGACTGAAAATGCATATGCAACATAATTATTTTATGTCTTACAGGCTACTGAAAGTCAACTTCTTATTCAAGTTTACATTTTCAACATTCAGCAGAAATCCAGAGCCATTTACAGAAGTGTTTTATAATTTCTATCGGAAAATCATTTCACGTGCTAGTAAATACCCGATGGTCTAAAAGTAACAAAAGTCCAAGAAATACATATGAACAATACTCATCAACCTAACATTATTTTCCTGAGATGTAGAATAACTCTTCTGAATTTCAGATTAAGCCTAAATTGAAAAGCACCCATTTTCAAACTGCGCTCTGTTTATCTAAGCTCAAGACTGTACTCCTGTATACCCATAGCTATCAAAATTAGACTATAAATTTTATGCTATATGTGGCAGAGCTTGTTGTTGTTTCAATATCATAATGACCTCAAGAATGCATCCAATTCAACAAATAATAGCTGCATGACACTCGATGTTTTGCAGTGGTCTCAGCCTCTGGATCTGAACTCTCTTGAAAACATGTAGTCTGAGTTGATGcatagcaaattccccagtgttgaattaacactttcagagttaatttgtgtccaattggacatatatctaaaaacacagtagggtgttaaatcaacactctgggtgttaattcaacactggggattttgctgtgtggtgAAGTCCACATGCACAAACCAAAAATTATAAAACAAGAGTgcgccgagagcacaatatccctcgctggcaactatgccataactctggtaaaatgcgactgaattcaaTGAAATtccaatatgcgcattaccgacgtataacaaagaatcctgtcaagttttgtgaaattcgtccaaaaattgtgagaggatttgatttcagaaggcgaatacccttcctgggacggacagacggatatCACCAtggcataatccccctttgggcctttcggccagcgggggataaaaattgtgagtgaagttgatttcagaaagcaagcacatcttgatgaaattgccaaagaacaagtttgttaataaatcaagggcataactctggtaaaacatgCCCaagttaaacaaaatttcaatttgcgtataactgtcatataacaaagccttttgccaagtttggtgaaattcctccacaaattgtgagaggagctgatttcagaagaacgtataccctcatgaaattgtcaaagtacaagttatttaatcaagggtcaaaactctggtaaaattttcacaaatgaaattaaatcacaatgagtattaccatcatataacaaggccttttgctaagcttcgagaaattcgtccaaaaattgcgagaggagttgatgtcagaatgcaagcacaccttcattaaattgtgaaagtacaaggttgttaatcaagggctgtaactctggcaaaatgtgacccaatttaacgaaattagaatatgtgtattaccgacatataacaaagaatcctgccacgtttcgtgaaattcctccaaaaattacgcgaggagttgatttcagaaggtgagcacccttcccgggacggacaggcAGATGGACAAACATCACTACGACATCATAATGGCTTGGAatgttctgcatggaggaatggaccAAGATCCTTCTATAAGTGTCTCCAACCTTATTAGGACATTACAGGAAGAAATGCAGTGATGTTATTCTCTATAGAGCTTTAGTAAAGTTTAACTGATGCCAATAATTTTGACACCacttaaatactttttttgttgttgctgttaaaATAAATCGATGTAGTGTTTCAATTTGTTATGATATGCAAACATTACTTATTACATGTGCTATTTACTCTGTACACAGTCAGTCATTTTTGTGCAAGGCAGCAGGGGGCATATTTTGTGAAAAAGTTTTGTCCAATCTCATCCTCTAGTAATCAGTGATAATTATATTTGCAGCAGTGGGTAAAGATATAAAATTCAAGGAAGACAGCTCAGGTTTGTTGTTCAACACTGTCAAAAACGCAATGTTTAAACCAATTCTGTGGGCAGCAAACTTACACAGGCAGAGCAGTAAACGTGCTCAACTCCAAGAAATTACTATAAGCCTGCAGTTCCTGCCTCAGAGTTAAAAAGCTCTTAACTTTAGAGACCACAATACAAGAAATGCATCAATCAAAATTTCCTGCTTACTCGCTATCCTGCCAATATAATCAAAATAAATTCGTACAGAATCAGAAAATGAGTGTTAATGGTAGTTTAACtatcatatacagtgccttgcaaaagtattcatcccccttggtgtttgtcttgttttgttgcattacaagctggaattaaaatggatttttggagggttagcaccatttgatttacacaacatgcctaccactttaaaggtgcacgttgttttattgtgacacaaacaataattaagatgaaaaaacagaaatctggagtgtgcataggtattcaccccctttcatatgaaacccctaaataagagctggtccaaccaattcacttcataagtcacataattagttgattaagatccacttgtgtgcaatcaaaatgtcacatgatgtctTTATAAAAATCACCctcttctggaaggaccctgactctgcaacactactcagcaatcaacatgaaaaccaaggagcactccagacaggtcagagacttatggcccttttccactaccctttttcagctcacttcagcccgacacggctcgcgtttcgactaccaaaaaccagcacgactcagctcgtttcagccctgcttagcccctaaaactcgcaccgttttggagtggggctgaagcgagccaagccgtgccgagtgaggctgggggcgtgagcagacactcccctgtgcactgattggtgaggaggagtgtcctcacatgcccacacacgccccgcgagcgcactcggatctgtaaacaccgcaaacccggaaggagaataattacgaattacgagaatttctgaagccttatgcgcctcgcctcatctatacgctcttgccagtatctgtccgcgttgtcggtgacaacaagccacagcaccaagaccagcaatactaacgactccatgtcctccatgtttattgtttactatccgggtcgtgagactaccgcttaaaagctcactgatgtcactgtttgcgctgcttaacgacatcacctgacgtccacccactttcgctaactccacccaatgtgtccacccacttccagccagcacagttcagcgcggttgtagtcgaaatgcaaccccaacagccccgctcagcccgactcagcacggcacggctcagcccgactcagccgcgtttgtagtggaaaagcggcaaaagttgtGAAGACGTATAGATCAGggtcaggttataaaaaaatatcccaaactttgaatatcccagagagcaccattaaatccattatagcaaaatggaaagaatatggcaccactacaaacctgacaagagaaggctgcccaccaaaactcacagactgggcaaggaaggcattaatcagagatgcaacaaagacaccaaagataatgctgagggagctgcaaagatccacagcagagatgggagtatctgtccataggaccgctttaagctgtacactccacagagccaggctttatggaagagtggcctgaaaaaaagtcactgcttaagaaaacacgtttggagtttgtccaactgcatgtggcagactccccaaacacatggaaggagATTCTCTGgtctaatgagacaaaaattgatctttttggccatcatgggaaatgccatgtgtggtgcaaatccaacaccctgagaacaccatccctacagtgaagcatggtggtggcagcagcatgctgtggggatatttttcatctgcagggacaggaaagctggtcaggactgaa
Coding sequences within it:
- the tlcd4a gene encoding TLC domain-containing protein 4-B, yielding MDAFSQLILLIATLSFCTFQWLFHSLSPWLSCRISPGFLKLSHKQQIEWNSRTVSTFHAIMVGLFCLYILFFDEATNQDPVWGDPTLVKINVGITTGYLISDLLLIFYYWRAIGDKYFVVHHLAALYAYYFVLGQGMLPYFANFRLLAEFSTPCVNQRWFFEVLGYPKSSRLNIANGVLMAAVFFMVRIAVMPVYYSRMYSVYGTEAFYRVSFGGRSAWIFSSICLDIMNIMWMHKIACGCYKVLRSSQQVKTQAQENGKMN